The following are from one region of the Lytechinus pictus isolate F3 Inbred chromosome 4, Lp3.0, whole genome shotgun sequence genome:
- the LOC135153861 gene encoding uncharacterized protein LOC135153861 isoform X1, whose translation MKLSLFGLILFCITTTVLCQGDIEDIPGEAKDDADIPVSWLDILSKLSQILNDKNNKPDITTPTNQSYPNQPIDYHTVNDDDNVEGTDVATTVIYEYVNGTKFWEDEDDGIPHPDTVSPVISVLDEVEKDDNSSADSTNSLSINNEEAEILQPPSNQTSFTDSNLTLQEALAILRDRNQQNNFHDQQDGDEERQEPPQNSTDHADNVLDHLSEETSLSRLYYHQDYTTETNQSISDDRNRTVDIEDVASATPTPLKYNYTMVSTNASSSRPEVFGENASRTDMTERPSMETTSRLLEVNTTSLESGQGETQQSDNLTLQNMNSTAVGISSSSSSSSAGNLNQYTYETEDEGVSQSSTGNGVEPSFEASVEPTPTELPPQFWVVNDKGDDNDSMSKENDFYSKLLPATDDGSTENLKDNTTQKCDWMGKRNHNAFINLVDKICHILRPLPIFFNILMLMILGIMTVVVCWLICLCTVRCRRRRRRKGAEENDSLIEEGTRKEKKSLLYQFS comes from the exons atgaaactatCACTCTTTGGATTGATATTATTCTGTATCACTACAACCGTTTTATGTCAAGGTGATATTGAGGACATCCCAGGCGAAGCTAAG GATGATGCAGACATTCCTGTTTCCTGGCTTGACATCTTGAGCAAGCTTTCCCAGATCCTGAACGACAAGAACAACAAACCTGACATCACCACACCGACCAACCAATCATATCCCAATCAGCCAATTGACTACCATACCGtcaatgatgacgataatgttGAGGGCACTGACGTGGCTACCACTGTTATCTATGAGTACGTGAATGGAACCAAGTTCTGGGAGGACGAGGACGATGGCATACCACATCCCGACACAGTTTCTCCTGTCATTAGCGTCCTTGATGAAGTCGAAAAGGATGATAACTCGTCTGCCGATTCAACAAATTCGCTGTCGATCAACAACGAAGAAGCCGAGATATTACAACCTCCGTCAAATCAAACGTCATTCACAGACTCAAATCTAACTCTCCAGGAAGCCCTCGCCATTCTACGAGATAGAAACCAACAAAATAACTTCCATGATCAACAAGACGGGGATGAAGAAAGGCAAGAACCACCTCAGAACAGCACCGACCACGCCGACAATGTCCTCGACCATCTCTCCGAAGAGACATCACTATCTCGTCTGTATTATCATCAAGATTACACGACAGAGACCAATCAAAGTATTTCAGATGACAGGAACAGAACAGTCGATATAGAAGATGTTGCATCGGCGACTCCAACTCCACTAAAGTACAATTACACTATGGTTTCAACGAACGCTTCATCATCCAGACCTGAAGTTTTCGGAGAAAATGCATCTCGAACAGACATGACAGAGAGACCTTCGATGGAGACGACATCACGACTTCTTGAAGTCAACACAACTTCCTTGGAATCAGGCCAGGGTGAAACCCAGCAGTCGGATAATCTAACTCTCCAGAATATGAACAGCACGGCGGTAGGAATctcctcgtcatcatcatcatcatcagctggAAATCTAAACCAATATACCTACGAGACGGAAGATGAAGGAGTCTCGCAATCGTCAACCGGTAACGGTGTCGAGCCATCGTTCGAGGCATCCGTCGAACCAACCCCTACGGAACTCCCTCCGCAGTTCTGGGTCGTCAACGATAAGGGTGATGACAATGATTCGATGTCGAAAGAAAACGACTTTTATAGCAAACTTCTCCCAGCAACTGATGATGGTTCAACGGAAAACCTTAAAGACAACACG ACACAGAAATGCGACTGGATGGGCAAGAGAAATCACAATGCTTTCATCAACCTTGTCGACAAGATCTGTCACATTCTCAGACCTCTCCCGATCTTCTTCAACATCCTCATGCTCATGATACTCGGTATCATGACCGTGGTCGTCTGCTGGCTCATATGTCTATGCACGGTTCGATGCCGTCGACGTCGACGCAGGAAGGGAGCTGAAGAGAATGACAGCCTGATTGAGGAAGGAACACGGAAAGAGAAGAAATCGTTGCTATATCAGTTTAGCTAA
- the LOC135153861 gene encoding uncharacterized protein LOC135153861 isoform X2, which yields MDDADIPVSWLDILSKLSQILNDKNNKPDITTPTNQSYPNQPIDYHTVNDDDNVEGTDVATTVIYEYVNGTKFWEDEDDGIPHPDTVSPVISVLDEVEKDDNSSADSTNSLSINNEEAEILQPPSNQTSFTDSNLTLQEALAILRDRNQQNNFHDQQDGDEERQEPPQNSTDHADNVLDHLSEETSLSRLYYHQDYTTETNQSISDDRNRTVDIEDVASATPTPLKYNYTMVSTNASSSRPEVFGENASRTDMTERPSMETTSRLLEVNTTSLESGQGETQQSDNLTLQNMNSTAVGISSSSSSSSAGNLNQYTYETEDEGVSQSSTGNGVEPSFEASVEPTPTELPPQFWVVNDKGDDNDSMSKENDFYSKLLPATDDGSTENLKDNTTQKCDWMGKRNHNAFINLVDKICHILRPLPIFFNILMLMILGIMTVVVCWLICLCTVRCRRRRRRKGAEENDSLIEEGTRKEKKSLLYQFS from the exons GATGATGCAGACATTCCTGTTTCCTGGCTTGACATCTTGAGCAAGCTTTCCCAGATCCTGAACGACAAGAACAACAAACCTGACATCACCACACCGACCAACCAATCATATCCCAATCAGCCAATTGACTACCATACCGtcaatgatgacgataatgttGAGGGCACTGACGTGGCTACCACTGTTATCTATGAGTACGTGAATGGAACCAAGTTCTGGGAGGACGAGGACGATGGCATACCACATCCCGACACAGTTTCTCCTGTCATTAGCGTCCTTGATGAAGTCGAAAAGGATGATAACTCGTCTGCCGATTCAACAAATTCGCTGTCGATCAACAACGAAGAAGCCGAGATATTACAACCTCCGTCAAATCAAACGTCATTCACAGACTCAAATCTAACTCTCCAGGAAGCCCTCGCCATTCTACGAGATAGAAACCAACAAAATAACTTCCATGATCAACAAGACGGGGATGAAGAAAGGCAAGAACCACCTCAGAACAGCACCGACCACGCCGACAATGTCCTCGACCATCTCTCCGAAGAGACATCACTATCTCGTCTGTATTATCATCAAGATTACACGACAGAGACCAATCAAAGTATTTCAGATGACAGGAACAGAACAGTCGATATAGAAGATGTTGCATCGGCGACTCCAACTCCACTAAAGTACAATTACACTATGGTTTCAACGAACGCTTCATCATCCAGACCTGAAGTTTTCGGAGAAAATGCATCTCGAACAGACATGACAGAGAGACCTTCGATGGAGACGACATCACGACTTCTTGAAGTCAACACAACTTCCTTGGAATCAGGCCAGGGTGAAACCCAGCAGTCGGATAATCTAACTCTCCAGAATATGAACAGCACGGCGGTAGGAATctcctcgtcatcatcatcatcatcagctggAAATCTAAACCAATATACCTACGAGACGGAAGATGAAGGAGTCTCGCAATCGTCAACCGGTAACGGTGTCGAGCCATCGTTCGAGGCATCCGTCGAACCAACCCCTACGGAACTCCCTCCGCAGTTCTGGGTCGTCAACGATAAGGGTGATGACAATGATTCGATGTCGAAAGAAAACGACTTTTATAGCAAACTTCTCCCAGCAACTGATGATGGTTCAACGGAAAACCTTAAAGACAACACG ACACAGAAATGCGACTGGATGGGCAAGAGAAATCACAATGCTTTCATCAACCTTGTCGACAAGATCTGTCACATTCTCAGACCTCTCCCGATCTTCTTCAACATCCTCATGCTCATGATACTCGGTATCATGACCGTGGTCGTCTGCTGGCTCATATGTCTATGCACGGTTCGATGCCGTCGACGTCGACGCAGGAAGGGAGCTGAAGAGAATGACAGCCTGATTGAGGAAGGAACACGGAAAGAGAAGAAATCGTTGCTATATCAGTTTAGCTAA